The proteins below are encoded in one region of Garra rufa chromosome 12, GarRuf1.0, whole genome shotgun sequence:
- the LOC141347334 gene encoding odorant receptor 131-2-like, producing MCALSSQVENMNSSAVSEYGNSSLLLLNAIPRDSFSAALTKNIVAMLVWLALSILNCSMVSTFRKHCFFYEDPRYIMFICMVINDAIQLTLVTALYVVSYAFSKILASACCPLIMTAVTTTRSTPLILAGMALERYISICFPLHYSHICTVTRTMWIIGVIYLLSFTPPLTDLFITVAKEPPQFFHTSIFCDHSLLFRDRSIYYKNCVFDSVYFSFVFLTLLYTYCKIMVTARAASTDLVSAKKARNTVLLHGVQLLLCLLAFVVPSMQAPLIQLFPMYGLEIRYVNFLLVYIIPRFLSPMIYGFRDEKFRKYWLRYFISKAHKVKPAKHFSQKPG from the exons ATGTGTGCTTTATCATCTCAGGTTGAGAACATGAACTCCAGCGCTGTCTCAGAGTATGGTAACTCCTCTTTACTCCTTCTGAATGCCATTCCGCGGGACAGCTTCAGCGCTGCTCTCACTAAAAACATTGTGGCCATGCTTGTGTGGCTGGCACTCAGTATCCTTAACTGCAGTATGGTGTCCACTTTCCGCAAACACTGTTTCTTCTACGAAGATCCACGTTATATCATGTTTATCTGCATGGTCATAAATGATGCCATACAGCTGACCCTGGTCACCGCCTTGTATGTG GTGAGTTATGCCTTCTCAAAGATCTTGGCTTCTGCCTGCTGTCCGCTGATCATGACAGCTGTGACGACCACACGCTCCACTCCGCTCATCCTGGCCGGCATGGCCCTGGAACGCTACATCTCCATCTGCTTCCCTCTCCATTACAGCCACATCTGCACGGTCACACGCACCATGTGGATCATCGGGGTCATATACCTCCTCAGCTTCACTCCACCACTCACCGATCTTTTCATCACAGTGGCCAAAGAGCCACCACAGTTCTTCCACACGTCCATTTTCTGCGATCACTCACTCCTATTCCGAGACCGTTCGATTTATTACAAGAACTGTGTGTTTGATAGTGTGTATTTCTCTTTTGTCTTCTTGACTTTGCTTTATACGTACTGTAAGATCATGGTGACGGCCCGTGCGGCCTCCACAGACCTTGTGTCAGCCAAGAAGGCCCGAAACACAGTGTTGCTCCATGGGgttcagctgctgctgtgcttgcTGGCATTTGTCGTGCCGTCCATGCAGGCTCCGCTCATACAACTGTTTCCTATGTACGGCCTAGAGATCCGCTATGTTAATTTTCTTCTGGTCTACATTATCCCACGATTTCTCAGTCCTATGATTTATGGATTCAGGGATGAGAAGTTTCGCAAGTATTGGCTCAGATACTTTATCTCTAAAGCACACAAAGTAAAACCAGCCAAACATTTCTCTCAAAAGCCTGGATGA
- the LOC141347603 gene encoding odorant receptor 131-2-like, with product MNSTIPVDQFYDYLIKNLISVVFGLIINYINGTFVLVFIKNTIFYSDPRYILYIHLVINDMIMLSITVGLQVAVHVVGVFNLSVCCVVLFFSLIITQNSPLNLACMAIERYIAVCRPLHHTQICTVRRTYMLIWVIWTLSAMPAFGDIFITLSTKPASFFSTAILCQKFFIYNTWQHTVSDTVSNVVYLSFVWTTLIVTYFKVVSAANAASTDRVSAKKARNTILLHGGQLLLCMMSYVSPLISTALIALFPRSRSTILFILYLLTNILPRLLSPLIYGLRDKQFSERIRVYFCCKQIKTQIIPVK from the coding sequence ATGAACAGCACCATTCCAGTGGATCAGTTTTATGACTATTTAATCAAGAACTTAATCAGTGTAGTCTTCGGCCTAATCATCAACTACATCAATGGGACATTTGTGCTTGTCTTTATCAAAAATACCATTTTCTATAGTGACCCAAGATACATTTTATACATCCATTTGGTAATCAATGATATGATTATGCTGTCCATTACTGTGGGTTTACAAGTCGCAGTACATGTTGTGGGTGTCTTCAATCTCTCCGTTTGTTGTGTTGTGCTGTTTTTTTCTCTTATAATCACCCAGAACTCTCCACTAAACCTGGCCTGCATGGCCATAGAGCGTTACATTGCAGTTTGCAGGCCGCTACACCACACACAAATATGTACAGTTCGCAGGACTTACATGCTTATCTGGGTCATATGGACACTGTCAGCAATGCCAGCTTTTGGTGATATATTCATCACGTTATCAACTAAACCAGCAAGCTTTTTCTCTACTGCCATTTTATGTCAAAAGTTTTTCATTTACAACACCTGGCAACACACAGTCAGTGATACCGTGTCGAATGTTGTGTATTTGTCATTTGTGTGGACTACGCTGATCGTCACCTACTTTAAGGTCGTTTCCGCAGCAAACGCTGCTAGTACAGATCGAGTGTCTGCTAAAAAGGCCCGGAACACGATACTGCTGCACGGGGGTCAGCTTTTACTTTGTATGATGTCTTACGTCAGCCCACTCATCAGTACAGCACTTATAGCTCTTTTTCCTCGGAGTCGATCAACTATTCTGTTTATTCTGTATTTGCTGACAAATATTCTACCTAGGTTACTAAGCCCACTAATCTATGGTTTGCGAGATAAACAATTTTCTGAGCGCataagggtgtatttttgttgcaaACAAATAAAGACACAGATAATACCAGTAAAGTAA
- the LOC141347604 gene encoding odorant receptor 131-2-like, which yields MNSTIPVDQFYDYLIKNLISVVFGLIINYINGTFVLVFIKNTIFYSDPRYILYIHLVINDMIMLSITVGLQVAVHVVGVFNLSVCCVVLFFSVIVTKNSPLNLACMAIERYIAVCRPLHHTQICTVRRTYMLIWVIWTLSAMPAFGDIFITLSTKPASFFSTAILCQKLFIYNTWQHTVNDTVSNVVYLSFVWTTLIVTYFKVLSAANAASTDRVSAKKARNTILLHGGQLLLCMMSYVSPLISTALITLFPRSRSTILFILYLLTNILPRLLSPLIYGLRDKQFSERIKVYFCCKQIKTQIIPVK from the coding sequence ATGAACAGCACCATTCCAGTGGATCAGTTTTATGACTATTTAATCAAGAACTTAATCAGTGTAGTCTTCGGCCTAATCATCAACTACATCAATGGGACATTTGTGCTTGTCTTTATCAAAAATACCATTTTCTATAGTGACCCAAGATACATTTTATACATCCATTTGGTAATCAATGATATGATTATGCTGTCCATTACTGTGGGTTTACAAGTCGCAGTACATGTTGTGGGTGTCTTCAATCTCTCCGTTTGTTGTGTTGTGCTGTTTTTTTCTGTTATAGTCACCAAGAACTCTCCACTAAACCTGGCCTGCATGGCCATAGAGCGTTACATTGCAGTTTGCAGGCCGCTACACCACACGCAAATATGTACAGTTCGCAGGACTTACATGCTTATCTGGGTCATATGGACACTGTCAGCAATGCCAGCTTTTGGTGATATATTCATCACGTTATCAACTAAACCAGCAAGCTTTTTCTCTACTGCCATTTTATGTCAAAAGTTGTTCATTTACAACACCTGGCAACACACAGTCAATGATACCGTGTCGAATGTTGTGTATTTGTCATTTGTGTGGACTACGCTGATCGTCACCTACTTTAAGGTCCTTTCCGCAGCAAACGCTGCTAGTACAGATCGAGTGTCTGCTAAAAAGGCCCGGAACACGATACTGCTGCACGGGGGTCAGCTTTTACTTTGTATGATGTCTTACGTCAGCCCACTCATCAGTACAGCACTTATAACTCTTTTTCCTCGGAGTCGATCAACTATTCTGTTTATTCTGTATTTGCTGACAAATATTCTACCCAGGTTACTAAGCCCACTAATCTATGGTTTGCGAGATAAACAATTTTCTGAGCGCATTAAGGTGTATTTTTGTTGCAAACAAATAAAGACACAGATAATACCAGTAAAGTAA